CTGGAAGTGGGGAGTTCGACCGAATGGTGCCGACCACGGAAGACATGAGACAGATCCGAGACCGGATTACGAATGATAGGGCCTTCTGGACAAGTAAGGGAGACATCGAATCCTACAAGACAAATCCAGCGGTCCAGAAGTGTAGCCAATGTTCGTACCTTCACCGGTGTACAGATGGACAAAACGTCACGGGTGAAGAGCCAGAACCAAACTAAGTAGTAAAGTGCGAATTAGGTCGTCTTATACATCATCTACTGCATACAAAGCAAATCGGATTATGGCACAGTTCAATCACGCAATTGATAAATCCACTTGCGACGAACAAAATCGTCAACTGAGGACCGGCCTTCGCGCGACTGCCAACTATCACCTTGGGCGTTCTCTTCCCGAGCTAGCTTGAAACCCGCCGCGGAATAAATCGTCCCCTTGTTACCTGCTACTCCAGCGTGAGCAGAGATCCGTTGATACCCCTCTAAGAACGCCCACTTTCGGGCGCAAGCGATAAGCCACGAACCCGTGTTTGATGGTCTTTCAGGTCGCGATCCGAACCGCGTAATTGAGATTTCTTTATTTTCATCGACCATTCGAGCCACAGGTCGGCCGAGAACACAGACTGCAATTAGATTAGACTCATAACGAGCTCCGAAAGCAGCTTTCCATCCAGGGATACCTCCCAATTTGTGGTCTACCATATCCGACTCGAGGAAATCGTTGATCTCATTTCGGCTTCGCTCTCGGGTTAGTTTGAGATTCGATACAGAGTCAGGTACTGATATTGGATCTTTCATCGTTTACCTGAGGCAACTTGCGCCTCACCCAATCAGGCGCATAAAAAACAGAACGATACCACCAGAATGGACCCATATTCCTGCGTTAGTACGTCCGAATCAAAGATTATCGAGAGACCTCACAACTCGTAGAGTAGACGAGTCGTGAATGCTGATCATCTAGAAATATCTCTTTCCGAGAACATCCCTATTGAGAGAGATATTAGTGAAACTCAGGTGCTCTTAGAAGCTATCAAAAAAGCGATCAAGCAGAAGTAATGTAGACCTTTCCGGAAACAACCCAATCAGGCTTTTATGACCTGACCGAACATCTGTCAGAATCAAATGATCCGCGATGCTCGCGTACTCCGGGTCGGGTTCGTCCCTCGGGAAGTTGAGCATCGCGACGCCGAAGTCAACCACCTCTCCAGCGTCCTCGGACCTATTACGAACGGTGAACCCGCCGACATGGCCATTGTCACCGGGCCTAGCGGCGCCGGCAAGACCTGTATCTCGAAGTTCGTCACCGAACGGCTCCGGGAAGAGGTCCTCAACGTCGAGACGACCTACGTCAACTGCTGGCGCAACTACACCCAATTCCGGACGCTCTACCAGATCCTCGACGACCTCGGCGCCACCATCGACATCCACCGGCAATCGACGCCTCACGACGAACTCATCGACCGCCTCCAACAGCACGACGGCCCTCGAACCGTGGTCATTCTGGGCGAGGTCGACCAGCTAGAGGACCCGAGTGTCATCTACGATCTCCATAGCCTGCCACAGTTCGCGGTCATATGCATCGCGAACGAATCACCGACGACATCCTCCTGGACGCCGCCGAGGATGCCCGGTCCCAAATCAAGCAGAAGAGCCTCGATTCACTCACCCCGCACCAGCGGGTCGTCTACAACATCGTTCATGACTACGGCCCGGTCGGGCCTAGCGAGATACACGAGCGCTATACCAAGGACGTTGACGACCCGAGGTTGACGATCCACGGACGAAACGGACGGTCCGAACCTACCTCTCCAAGATGACCCAGTATAACCTCCTCGAGGTGGAGGGAACGAGTCAAGATCGAGAATACTCGCTCGTCGATTCGGCGGCCGCATCGCCGATGCAGTGACGAGGGACTCCGTCACCTATCCGGAGGTGAACTCACCGAGCCCCGATTGCTCGTGGTCCAGCGGCTCGATGACCTAGGGATCGTCGTTTCCGGGGTTGTTAACCCGCGTCGAGATCTCGTCGGCGTCCAAATTATCCTTCGGATACGGCTGGCACAGGTCCTTGCGGGTATCCGGGCCTGCGGAGAGCCATTCGGTCTCAGCGTTCTGCGGGAGGACGACCGGCATCCGGTCGTGGATAGGGTTCATCAGGTCGTTCGAGTCCGTCGTGAGGATCATCACGCACGATATCGTCTCGTCGTCGCCCTACCAGACGTCTCAGAGCCCCGCCATCGCGAACGCAGGGTCGTCCTCGCGGTAAATCCGGTAGAGCTGTTTTGTCCCGGCGTTCGGTGCCTTCCACTCGTAGAAGCCTGACGAGGGGACCAGACAGGGGCGGGATTCCCACGCCCGCTCGAAGACGCGTTTCTCGTCGGCAGTCTCGGAGCGAGCGTTGATGATGCCCTCCTCGGGCTGGTCCGCCCAAAACGGAATCAGTCCCCAGTGGTAGGCACCGATCTCGTCTGGAGCCTCGTTCGTGATGATGTGGATCTCGTCGCCAGGCGCAATGTTGTACCGGGGTGTGTACCCGCCGTCCGTGACGACTTCGGCGTCGAAGCGAGCCTCGAGGTCGGCCTGATCGATGAAGAGGGAGTTTCGGCCACACATACCGAGGAGTTCGGAGGCAAGCATCTTCAACGTGGTCGCACAGGAACCCCATCACGTCGACGTTCTTAACCAACATATTGTCCCAGCGAGCCAGGGTTGTTGGTTAACTACGGCAGCGATCTTCGAGCCAGATCCTGGAAAACAGCCAGACATCGACGTCGCTGCTAGTGCGTGCCCGACAGGTGAATAGTGGCCAACGGGGGCGGAGAACCTCCTAATGACAGACGGCACACCTAAACAAACGATAGAAGAGGCTACACTAACTACGCTCATACAAAATGACCCACATACTTGCCGTATCTGACTGGCGCTCTCAACCGATTGACGATCTCTACACCATTCTCGAAACTGTAGAACCAACTCCAGATCTACTACTGTATGCCGGCGACGACCTCTCACGTTTCAAAAACGCCGATACTGACACAGATCATCTTGCAGAACTTGCTCGCCTCACGAAGCACCAACAATCACTCTATGTCCGAGGAAACGACGACTTCCCCCCGTCAACCGGTCCGCAATTCGATACGGAATTTACCACCGACCTCCACAGGACACCATACACCTACGAGGACCTCGTGTTCATCGGTCAGGAAGGATCAACCCAAGGTCCTGGTCTCATCACCTATTCCGAGGACGACGTCCAACAGCACCTTTCCGAACAACGCACCGCTTGTGAAGACAGAACCCCGATTCTTGTCACTCACACCCCTCCTTTCGGCATTCTCGATATCGGTAAGCGATTCGGTCAACAACATATCGGGTCGAAGGCCGTCAGGAGCTTCATAGACGACATCCAGCCCCCAGCCACCGTCTGCGGTCATTGCCATCAATTCGGAGGCAGAGTTGAAACCCTCGATTACGGCACGGTGATCAACATTGCATCCCACGACGGATTAGACGACCCAGGAAGATACGCACTCATCACTATCGACGCCTCGAACGAGTCTATCGAATACGAGTTCTACGACACTCGCCATCTGCTAGGAAGCCGCCTGACTGATCTCGTCCAGATCGGGAGAAACCGAGTGGAACAGTTCAGTGAGTTAGGAATCACTAGCCCAGATGAGATTACCGAAGAACGGCGTGCCGAACTCGAAGCCCTCCCTGGAGCCTCGTCATGGCACGTGGACCGGTGGATTGCTCATCGAGAGGCTTTCGAAAACGATGAGGTCGTGATTCTAAACAAGTCCGCCTTCGACGACCTTCACGATACGGAGCCTCTCCTCTTGGACATAGAAACGGACCTTCAGCAGGATCGGATCTGGCTGGTCGGCACCTACAGCTACCAAAACGATGCGTACCGACAATTCTTCGATCCGGACGAGGAGTCAGGACTCCTTCAGGAGCTGTCTGAGTACCTTGATGATCATGGCTCCGAGCCAATCATCTATTACGGAGGGAACTACTTCGATGAACAGTGTCTAAGTCGAAGGTTCGACGAACACGGCATTACTGAGGGGATCAACCATCTGGAGCGAGCACACGACCTCGGGATAACTGCCCAACAGGAACTCTTCGGGCCCTTCAATCGGTATAAATTGGACGTCGTATCGAATGCACTGGGGTTTGAATATCAAGACCCGACCGTCGATGGATTTGTGGTCGGGAGCAAGTACACGCGATATCTCCTTGACGGCGAAGAACCAGACTGGGATCGACTCAAACAGTACAATATCGACGATGTAACGGCGCTGAGAACAATCGTCGGTCACATCAGATCGTAGGCTCGGAGGGTGTGCGGGGCCGTCAGCAGAAATGTCATTTCGAGAGTTCGATGTCACCAAGGGTTCAAGCAGTCTTAACCAATAATTGAGCTTGATTCCCCGAACTGTTGGTTAATCTGACGATGCTATCCGCCTTCCACTCTGGAAACGTTCTCGGAAACGGTCGAACGATGGCAGAAATCCGTTGCCTGAGTCCGGTTCTACATACCTTCCAGCCCTTCCCTAAAACATGGAAGGGCCACGGTGCGGCTTATCGGGAACGTAGAGCCGACACGGGGGGCTGACCGCAATCGGTCCCTCAATGATCAGGCCGATCCGGCTACGGATGAGATGCTGCTGCCGCAGCTCGACGACGGCATCACGCTGCTCGACGTCGAGGGAGGCCGGGGCGTTCCGATCCTGCAGTCGCTCGTGCTCGACCACCTCCTCCTACACGATGGCCCCGCCTTCTGTGACGTCCAGCGGGACTGTCTCGACCGGCTCGATGCCACGCGGTCACCGGACGTGGTGCTCGGATGTCTCGAACGAGCAATCGACGAACTGCAGGCGGGAAACGTAGCGGTGGAGCGGACCGTCGAGCGAAATCGTGTCTCCAAGCCGCTGGAAGGCTACTCACAGAATACCCAGAACGTGGCGGCCTTGAAACGGGCTCGCGAATAGGATCTTGCCGTCCATCCCAGACAGGATATCGAGTACGCCGTCGTCGACAAGAAATACTCACGGGACCGCGTCGCCCTCGCCCCGTAGAGATCGACACCTACGACACATTGTACTACGAGACGCAGCTGGTCCGAGCTGTCGAGAGCATACTGTCTCCCTTTAACTGGAATTAGAACCACATCCGACGCGAATTCAATGGAACACGTGTAGTTGATATCACGGACTGGGCCTAACGAACCCCCTCCCCCCTTTTTCGAGTTGTAAACTCGTGACGACGGGGAGGGGGTGAACAGGAAGAGGGGCTGCAGAACAGCCGATTGTGGCAGATACACGTGATAGAAGACCTGAACATCCATTTCTCTAACTTACAACTAGGAATGCGAAAGTTTATGTTGCGCGTTATCTAACCATATCCGCAATGGGGACAAAAGAAAGAAATCTTCTAGTCCAGCTAGAAGATTGGAATCTCTGGATATAGAGAATCTCCTCATCTCGCACATGGTCCCAATCGCGAGAACTATCAGGTTTCATCGCCTCTACGTCCTGTTTTGTGAACTCCATTCTCACTCCATAGGGTCTGGAGTGGTCTGCACCCGGCGACTTACAACTCGAAAAAGGGGGGAGGGGGTAGAATGTTCGAGTACACCACACGAACTTCACCAACCATTATGTTTGTAAAATGGTATGACTCTCATTTGTGAACTGCTCCTACGAGCGTTGCCCTTTCGCGACAATTCTGGTGCTTACTACTCGAAAACGGGGGGTGTGGGATACACCGTTTCACCCTAAGCATCATTCGCAAAATTCAGCCGATATAGATCTGCTTCTATACTCAGTGCGACTCACTGTTACTTACAACTCGAAAATGGGGCGGGTGGGAGAATCGAACCAAGTGTGATGACGCTCCTCGAAGTCTTACAACTCGAAAACGGGGGGTCTGGGTCATCGAGGGGGTTCGACGATAGAGATTCCTGGTGATCCCTTACAACTCGACAACGGAGGGTGTTAGATGCCGAAGACGGTATCTGACTCGTTTCGGGAATACACGGCTGTAGTTGTTAGATAGCCTGTTTTCACCCGGTTACAACTCCACAAGGGTCCACATTTTTATACCCAGAGTTCGAGGGGGTTCATAATGGGACGAAAGGGACGTAGAGCAGGTTCGAATCATCCAGAAGGTGAAAAGGATCGCAAATCCTCCTCTGCTGCTCCTGATAATCCCGAGTCGATGGGTGAGGAGATAGATACGTCACAGTCGACGTTTGAGGATGGCTCGGAACTCGCCAATTCTTCTCAAGAGGCAACAAACGGTGGTGGCATCTCAATCCGGGATCGACTACAAACTGAGTCGTCTGGGGGGGTCTTTGCGAACAAAGACCTCGTTCGGTCAGATACCATCATCGACGAGGATCGTATCGTCGGTCGTGATGACCAACTG
This region of Natrialbaceae archaeon AArc-T1-2 genomic DNA includes:
- a CDS encoding XF1762 family protein; the protein is MKDPISVPDSVSNLKLTRERSRNEINDFLESDMVDHKLGGIPGWKAAFGARYESNLIAVCVLGRPVARMVDENKEISITRFGSRPERPSNTGSWLIACARKWAFLEGYQRISAHAGVAGNKGTIYSAAGFKLAREENAQGDSWQSREGRSSVDDFVRRKWIYQLRD
- a CDS encoding ribonuclease H-like domain-containing protein — its product is MTHILAVSDWRSQPIDDLYTILETVEPTPDLLLYAGDDLSRFKNADTDTDHLAELARLTKHQQSLYVRGNDDFPPSTGPQFDTEFTTDLHRTPYTYEDLVFIGQEGSTQGPGLITYSEDDVQQHLSEQRTACEDRTPILVTHTPPFGILDIGKRFGQQHIGSKAVRSFIDDIQPPATVCGHCHQFGGRVETLDYGTVINIASHDGLDDPGRYALITIDASNESIEYEFYDTRHLLGSRLTDLVQIGRNRVEQFSELGITSPDEITEERRAELEALPGASSWHVDRWIAHREAFENDEVVILNKSAFDDLHDTEPLLLDIETDLQQDRIWLVGTYSYQNDAYRQFFDPDEESGLLQELSEYLDDHGSEPIIYYGGNYFDEQCLSRRFDEHGITEGINHLERAHDLGITAQQELFGPFNRYKLDVVSNALGFEYQDPTVDGFVVGSKYTRYLLDGEEPDWDRLKQYNIDDVTALRTIVGHIRS